A section of the Streptomyces sp. V3I8 genome encodes:
- a CDS encoding MbtH family protein has product MSTNPFENPEGTYSVLVNDEGQYSLWPDFVDVPAGWTVVHGPAPRQECLDHIEVTWTDLRPRSLVERMTAEQTG; this is encoded by the coding sequence ATGAGCACCAACCCGTTCGAGAACCCCGAAGGCACCTACTCGGTGCTCGTCAACGACGAGGGCCAGTACAGCCTGTGGCCCGACTTCGTGGACGTGCCGGCCGGCTGGACCGTCGTGCACGGCCCGGCCCCCCGCCAGGAGTGCCTGGACCACATCGAGGTCACCTGGACCGACCTGCGCCCCAGGAGCCTGGTGGAGCGGATGACGGCGGAACAGACCGGCTGA